A stretch of Camelus bactrianus isolate YW-2024 breed Bactrian camel chromosome 26, ASM4877302v1, whole genome shotgun sequence DNA encodes these proteins:
- the THAP1 gene encoding THAP domain-containing protein 1: MVQSCSAYGCKNRYDKDKPVSFHKFPLTRPSLCKKWEAAVRRKNFKPTKYSSICSEHFTPDCFKRECNNKLLKENAVPTIFLCTEPHDKKEDPEPPEQQPPPPLSPPISQVDAAIGLLMPPLQTPDNLSVFCDHNYTVEDTMHQRKRIHQLEQQVEKLRKKLKTAQQRCRRQERQLEKLKEVAHFQKEKDDVSERGYVILPNDYFEIVEVPA; encoded by the exons ATGGTGCAGTCGTGTTCCGCCTACGGCTGCAAAAACCGATACGACAAGGATAAGCCGGTTTCTTTCCACAA GTTTCCTCTGACTCGACCCAGTCTTTGTAAAAAATGGGAGGCGGCTGTCCGAAGAAAAAACTTTAAGCCCACCAAGTACAGCAGCATTTGCTCAGAACACTTCACCCCAGACTGCTTCAAGAGGGAGTGCAACAACAAGTTACTGAAAGAGAACGCTGTTCCCACAATATTTCTTTGCACGGAACCGCATGACAAG AAGGAAGACCCGGAGCCGCCAGAGCAGCAGCCCCCGCCTCCCCTGAGCCCGCCTATCTCCCAGGTCGACGCTGCCATCGGATTGCTCATGCCCCCGCTCCAGACCCCCGATAACCTGTCCGTGTTCTGTGACCACAACTACACCGTGGAGGACACCATGCACCAGAGGAAGCGGATTCACCAGCTGGAGCAGCAAGTGGAGAAGCTCAGGAAGAAGCTCAAGACCGCCCAGCAGCGGTGCCGGAGGCAGGAGCGGCAGCTGGAGAAGCTAAAGGAGGTGGCTCACTTTCAGAAGGAGAAAGACGACGTCTCGGAGAGGGGCTACGTGATCCTACCCAATGACTATTTCGAAATCGTGGAAGTTCCAGCGTAA